The Fulvivirga maritima genome segment GGAATTCACCTTTAAGGTTTTTAACAGCTATACCTACTCTATCTGCGTCAGGGTCAGTAGCCATTACCAAATCGGCATCTACCTCGCGAGCTTTGCTTAAAGCTATTTTCAGGGCTTCTGCTTCTTCAGGGTTAGGGTAAACTACAGTAGGAAAGTTACCATTAGGTTCAGATTGCTCTTCTACCACGTACACATTTTCAAAACCATATTGTTTTAAACACTGTGGTACTACCGTAACTCCGGTCCCGTGGATAGGAGAGTATACTATTTTTAAGTTTTTCTGACTTTGAACAATTTCAGGAGACAAAGAAAGGTCTTTGATTTCACCTAGGTATAATTGATCTATTTCCGCGCCAATGCTATGGATAAGCTCTTCTTTAGCCTCAAACTTCACTTCATCAGCAGAGTGAATTTTGTTTACTTCAGCTATCACATTTTTATCATGAGGAGCTACCATTTGAGCACCATCATTCCAGTATGCCTTGTAACCGTTATATTCTTTAGGGTTGTGAGAAGCCGTAAGAACCACACCAGTGTGACAGTTAAGGTGTCTGATAGCAAAAGATAGTTCAGGAGTAGGTCTAAGTTCTTCAAACAAGAAAACTTCTATACCATTAGCAGAAAATACTGCGGCAGTAGTTTCAGCGAAGAAACGACTGTTATTTCTACTGTCATGAGCAATAGCGGCTTTGATTTGTTCATTTGGGTAAGTTTGGATCAAATAGTTGGCTAATCCCTGCGTGGCCATACCCACTGTGTATTTATTCATACGGTTAGATCCCATTCCCATAATACCTCTTAAACCGCCGGTTCCAAATTCCAGGTCTTTGTAGAAGGCTTCAGTAAGGGCCTCTTCATCGTTTAATAAATCCTGAATTTGTTTTTTAGATTCTTCATCTATTTTGCTGTCAAGCCATCTTTGGGCTTTTTCTTTTACTTCGCTCATGGATGTAAGTATGTTAGTTAATGTGTTTATGTTCGATAATTCAACGCTTGCCGAATTAAATAAATCTTATTCGATTAAATATTAATCAGCGGCTAATTATATGTCTTATTAAAACCGCAGGTCAAAATAAATGTTTTATAAGTTTCCGCGCAACTCTTGTTCTCTTTCAATGGCTTCGAAAAGTGCTTTAAAGTTACCTTTGCCAAATGATTTTGCTCCTTTTCGCTGTATTATTTCATAAAACACTGTAGGCCGATCTTGTACTGGCTTAGTAAATATCTGTAAAAGATAGCCTTCCTCGTCTCTATCTACTAAAATGTTTAAATCTTTTAGTTGTTTAATGTCTTCATCAATTTCGCCTACTCTTTCGGTGAGTTCATTGTAATAATTATCCGGGACTATCAGGAATTCCACTCCTCTGGAGCGTAGTTCGGAAACGGTGTGAATGATGTCATCTGTAGCTATGGCGATGTGTTGTACACCGGCTCCATGATAAAAATCTATGTACTCTTCTATTTGAGATTTCTTCTTGCCCTTAGCAGGTTCATTAATAGGGAATTTAATATAACCATTGCCATTAGAAACCACTTTAGACATTAAAGCACTGTATTCAGTAGATATATCTTTGTCATCAAAAGTGATGAGTAGCTTAAAGCCCATTACTTCTTCATAAAATTGCACCCACTTATTCATTTCGCCCCAGCCTACATTACCTACGCAGTGGTCTACATACTTTAAGCCTATGGGCTTAATTTTGATTAAGCTGCTTTTTTCAATAAAGCCTGGGAGAAAAGGACCTGTATAATTCTTTCTTTCTATAAAGGTATGTATTGTTTCTCCATAAGTTTGGATCGATGAATAAATCATGGTGCCGAATTCATCAGAGATAGAAGTGGGAGGGTGCACAGGCGAGGCTCCGCGTTTAGTAGTTTCTTCGAAAGAAGCAGTGGCATCATCTACCCAAAGAGCCAGCACTTTAACGCCATCACCATGTTTATTTACGTGTTCTGAAATAGGCGTGTCCGGCTTTAAGGAGGAAGTGAGTACTAGTTTTATTTTACCTTGTTGCAGTACATAACTGGTTCTGTCCTTAAGGCCGGTTTCTAGTCCTGCATAGGCAATGAGCTGATAGCCAAAGGCCGTTTGATAATACATGGCGGATTGTTTGGCGTTGCCTACATAAAATTCAATGTAATCGGTGCCCAGAATGGGTAAGAAATCTTGTTCCATAGTAGTAGCATTTTTATTTGGTCTCTTAGTAAATTTACAGGATACGATAGTCTTTAAAAATTATTTTAGGCTTCGCTGTTAGATTTCAAATGATATTTTTGGAACTTATAATCAGTCTCTGGAGCTTTGTGCTCCTTTAAAAAAATCAATGCAAATGGACATTAGCAAATTAGATAAAGACCTTGTAGCACTAATAGAAAAGAAAATAGAACTTAGTAAGCTGGATTATAGTAGTGAGCACTACGATGATCTGGAAGAGGAGCTACATGACCTGGAAGATGACTTTCTGGAAAACTATGGTGATTATTTAGAAGATGCGCTGCATGAAGTGCATGATGAGTTTTGTCCGGATAGCGATGTTTTATTGCCAATTGCTTATTTACCGAAAGAAATCAAAAAGACCGCTGATGGGTACGATATTGATTTTAAGCAGGGTGTATATGTGGAAGTGGATGATTATGCTGGCAAGGAAACCAAGCTTGTATTACTACCGAAGCCTACAAGAATAATATTGCAAATAGATGCTAATAGCAGAGACATAGTCTGGACTGCTAAGTAAAAAAGTGATAAAAAAAGGCGTTGATTCTGAATCAACGCCTTTTTTTATGTTTAAAAACCTAGTTTTTCTCTCACTCTAGCCAATACTTTGATGGCTATTTCCCTGGCCTTCTCTTCGCCTTTTTTTAGCTTGGCGTCTAGCTCTTCCGGGTTTTCCATGTAGTAGTTAAATATTTTTCTTGGTTCTTCATATTTAGCTACCAGTAGCTCATATAGCTCTTGTTTGGCATGGCCATAGCCAAAATTACCACCCAAATATTTTTGGCGTAGTGCCTCTGTTTGTTCAGGAGTAGCCACTAGCTTGTAGATAGCAAAAACATTACAGGTATCCGGATCTTTAGGCTCTTCGAGTGGAGTACTATCAGTTACGATAGCCATTACTCGTTTTCTTAATGGCTTGTCAGCCAAAAAGATATCAATAGTATTGCCGTAAGACTTGCTCATCTTTTGCCCGTCAGTACCGGGTATGGTCATTACGTTTTCATCTATTCTAGGCTCAGGCAGTACAAAAGTTTCGCCATACTGATTATTAAATGAGCTGGCTATATCTCTTGACATTTCTAAGTGCTGCTTCTGGTCTTTACCTACTGGCACCTGCTCTGCGTCATAAAGTAAAATATCAGCAGCCATAAGCACCGGGTAAGTAAATAAACCTGAATTTACATCAGAAAGCTTGTCAGATTTTTCTTTAAATGAATGAGCATTAGCCAGCATAGGGTAAGGAGTGTGGCAGTTAAGGTACCACGTTAACTCGCATACTTCAGGTATTTTAGACTGGCGATAGAATATATTTTTATCAGTATCGAAACCAAAAGCAAGCCATGCTGCCGCAATAGCGTTTACATTTTCAATTCTCAACTTAGCATCTTTAATGGTAGTGAGGGAATGAAAATCAGCAATGAAAAACAATGATTCGTTACTTTCTATTTTTGATAGTTCAATGGCCGGCTTTATGGCTCCCAATATATTTCCCAAGTGGGGCCTTCCGCTACTCTGGATGCCGGTTAAAATTCTTGCCATAATATGTTTATGAATATTTTTTGGCAAATAAACGCAATCCTTTTTAAAAATGCCGAATTTGTAATGGCTTAGATTCAGATAACCCGTTTAGCAATAGGTTACATGCACTCTTAAATTGTTATCAACATGTTAAAGAATGACGTTTATTTATAACTCATTTGCATTTTTATTACCTTTACAGAAAATAAATCTTCGTTTATGATGAAATCCAGAATACTTTTATTGGTTCTATTGAGTTGGGTATCCGTACATGTTTTTGCTCAGCAGGAAGAAGAAATAGTTTTTAGTGAGAAAACCTTTGATTTCGGAACCATAAAGGAAGAGGATGGCGCGGCTATTCATCAGTTTAGTTTTATTAACAAAGGGCTTCAACCGATCAAAATCAGTTCGGTAAAAGCCTCTTGCGGCTGCACCACCCCAGACTGGACTAAAGAAGAGGTGAAGCCAGGAGAAACCGGATTTATTCAGGCGAAATATAATACTCATAATAGACCAGGGTCATTTAATAAGAGTCTTACGGTTATGCTAGATGGTCAAGCTTCTCCGGTGAGATTATACATAAGAGGAAATGTTACTCCTACGCCTCAGTCTATGGATGAAGACCTTCCTACTGCTATGGGTAAATTGAGAGTGAAGTACCGATCTTTTAACATGGGCAAGGTGCTTACTTCAGAAGAGCCCACTACTAAGAAATTTGATGTTTACAATTCAGGAAGTGAGCCTATTGTTTTTGAAAAGGAATTTGTTGCACCTGAGTTTATAAAGTTGAAATTTAGCCCTCAAATATTATTGCCTAAAGAAAGTGGTGAGATAGAAGTAATTTATGATGGTAAGGCCAACAATAATTTAGGTTTTAACTCTGATAACGTTACTTTCTATACTGATGAGGAAGGTGATGATGCTACTAAATCAATATCGGTTTACGCTACTGTAATGGAGTATTTCCCTCCTTTATCTCAAGAGGATTTGGCTAAAGCGCCAAGACTGAAAATCTCTTCTCCTGTGCATGACTTCGGCAAAATAAAGCAAGGCGAAAAAGTGACTACCAGCTTTCAGTTATATAACGCAGGTAAAACTGAATTAAAAATAAGAGAAGCGAAATCTAACTGCTCTTGTGCTGATGCTTCAGTGAAAAAGGGAACTTTAAAACCTGGTGAAAGTACAGAAGTAAAAATTACTTTCAATTCCAATGGAAGACGCGGAAATCAGCAAAAGTCAGTAACAATATTTAGTAATGACCCTACTGCTTCTGCTCAGAGAGTAACCGTAAAGGCTTATGTAGAAGCCGAAGGAGAGTTTAAATAATCGGCAGTAGCTACTAAATCCTAATCATTTTTTAAGTTTTAAATTGATTCATGTACACACGTGAACAAGTGGCCAGGTTGAAGGAGGAGTTCTGGACTACATTTGGTCAATATATAGCCCCTCATTTATCAGCTGAAGGTCTTAAAGTTAACTGGGTAAATTATAAGACCGGACTGAAAGATGTGTATTTCCGAATGGAAGCCGATAAGAAAAAGGCTTACATAGGTATAGAAATTACACATGCCGATGAGGGAATCCGGCAGTTGTTTTATGAGCAATTACAGGAGCTACACCTTATGCTGGCTGCTGCCATGAATGAAAACTGGGAGTGGGAAGAGGAGTATCACAATGAATACGGGCAGCAAATTAGCAGGGTATACATTGAGAAAAGTGGGGTGAATGTTTTTAATAAAGACACTTGGCCTGATATCATTTCCTTTCTTAAACCCAGAATAATAGCACTAGATGAATTTTGGAGTGATGGAAAATATGCTTTTGAAGCCCTAAGGTAGCTCCAAAAGCATATGAGTTTTTTACTTGGCGAAATAGGCTTTTATTTCACTTTTAATATTATCCCACTGGCTGTCATCACCTTCTAATGCTAAAATGGCTTCTTTAGCTTTTGATTTGGTAAATCCATACGCCTGCTCCAGTGTAATCTTAGGAGGCAGGGTAAGTGCACCAGAAGAAACTATGGCATCAATTACGAAAGGTTTAGGAGACTCAATCGCCTTTTTGATAGCAATAGGAATGTCTTCTGCTTTTTCTACTTTCATACCATCAGCTCCGCAGGCTTTAGCATAAGCCACAAAATCAGGGTTTTCTAATTTTAATGATTCATTGGCCATAGGGAAGCCCGCTTCTTCCATTTCCATTTTCACAAAGCTCAACTCACTGTTATTGAAAACTATCATTTTAACAGGATAGTTGTACCTAACAGCGGTGATCAGGTCATGCATAGACATGCCGAAGGCGCCATCTCCAACCAGTCCCCAAACTTGTCTGCCAGGGAATGCTGCTTGTGCACCCAGGCAAGCGGGTAAGCCAACAGCCATAGAACCGTGATTGAAACTACCTATTATTCTACGATCGTTATTAAATGTGATGTAGCGTACGCCCCAAACTACAGATTCACCTGTGTCCATAGCGAAAACTGCATCTGTGGCTGCTTGCCTGTTGATCTCAGCGGCAAATAGGCTGGGCAATAGTGGCGTTTTATCATTTTCAAGATCGCTTTCCTTTTGCATTTTCTCTAACCATTTTCGGTGAGATTTCTTGTGGCTATCCATGAATGAGGCATTTTCATTCGGAGAGATTTTGGCAGTAATCCTGCTAACCGTATCTGCAGCATCTCCTACTATTCCATGGGTGATGTGTGTTCTGTTACCCAAATTCTCTGGCCTGATGTCAATTTGAATAACTTCCTTATCATGAGGTAAAAAGTTGCTATAAGGGAAGTCTGTGCCAATCATCAATAATACATCACAATTAAGCACTGCGCTATAACCAGGGTGGTTTCCTATGAGTCCGGTGAGTCCTACTA includes the following:
- a CDS encoding phospho-sugar mutase, giving the protein MSEVKEKAQRWLDSKIDEESKKQIQDLLNDEEALTEAFYKDLEFGTGGLRGIMGMGSNRMNKYTVGMATQGLANYLIQTYPNEQIKAAIAHDSRNNSRFFAETTAAVFSANGIEVFLFEELRPTPELSFAIRHLNCHTGVVLTASHNPKEYNGYKAYWNDGAQMVAPHDKNVIAEVNKIHSADEVKFEAKEELIHSIGAEIDQLYLGEIKDLSLSPEIVQSQKNLKIVYSPIHGTGVTVVPQCLKQYGFENVYVVEEQSEPNGNFPTVVYPNPEEAEALKIALSKAREVDADLVMATDPDADRVGIAVKNLKGEFQLLNGNQTGSLLIYYILKRWTELSRYKGGEYIVKTIVTTELIKKIAERFNVDSYDTLTGFKYIASIIRENEGKRTFIAGGEESYGYLVGEFVRDKDAVASCAMIAEMCAYAASEGKTVYELLIEIYEECGFYKEKLISITKKGKQGAEEIQQMMLNFRETPPESFGGSKVVRVVDYQNSTDTDLVALKKTSIDYEKSNVLQFFTEDGSKISARPSGTEPKIKFYISVNKPLASKADFEKTEAELNSQIESIESDLMSL
- the hppD gene encoding 4-hydroxyphenylpyruvate dioxygenase, whose product is MEQDFLPILGTDYIEFYVGNAKQSAMYYQTAFGYQLIAYAGLETGLKDRTSYVLQQGKIKLVLTSSLKPDTPISEHVNKHGDGVKVLALWVDDATASFEETTKRGASPVHPPTSISDEFGTMIYSSIQTYGETIHTFIERKNYTGPFLPGFIEKSSLIKIKPIGLKYVDHCVGNVGWGEMNKWVQFYEEVMGFKLLITFDDKDISTEYSALMSKVVSNGNGYIKFPINEPAKGKKKSQIEEYIDFYHGAGVQHIAIATDDIIHTVSELRSRGVEFLIVPDNYYNELTERVGEIDEDIKQLKDLNILVDRDEEGYLLQIFTKPVQDRPTVFYEIIQRKGAKSFGKGNFKALFEAIEREQELRGNL
- the trpS gene encoding tryptophan--tRNA ligase; translation: MARILTGIQSSGRPHLGNILGAIKPAIELSKIESNESLFFIADFHSLTTIKDAKLRIENVNAIAAAWLAFGFDTDKNIFYRQSKIPEVCELTWYLNCHTPYPMLANAHSFKEKSDKLSDVNSGLFTYPVLMAADILLYDAEQVPVGKDQKQHLEMSRDIASSFNNQYGETFVLPEPRIDENVMTIPGTDGQKMSKSYGNTIDIFLADKPLRKRVMAIVTDSTPLEEPKDPDTCNVFAIYKLVATPEQTEALRQKYLGGNFGYGHAKQELYELLVAKYEEPRKIFNYYMENPEELDAKLKKGEEKAREIAIKVLARVREKLGF
- a CDS encoding DUF1573 domain-containing protein: MMKSRILLLVLLSWVSVHVFAQQEEEIVFSEKTFDFGTIKEEDGAAIHQFSFINKGLQPIKISSVKASCGCTTPDWTKEEVKPGETGFIQAKYNTHNRPGSFNKSLTVMLDGQASPVRLYIRGNVTPTPQSMDEDLPTAMGKLRVKYRSFNMGKVLTSEEPTTKKFDVYNSGSEPIVFEKEFVAPEFIKLKFSPQILLPKESGEIEVIYDGKANNNLGFNSDNVTFYTDEEGDDATKSISVYATVMEYFPPLSQEDLAKAPRLKISSPVHDFGKIKQGEKVTTSFQLYNAGKTELKIREAKSNCSCADASVKKGTLKPGESTEVKITFNSNGRRGNQQKSVTIFSNDPTASAQRVTVKAYVEAEGEFK
- a CDS encoding DUF4268 domain-containing protein, which translates into the protein MYTREQVARLKEEFWTTFGQYIAPHLSAEGLKVNWVNYKTGLKDVYFRMEADKKKAYIGIEITHADEGIRQLFYEQLQELHLMLAAAMNENWEWEEEYHNEYGQQISRVYIEKSGVNVFNKDTWPDIISFLKPRIIALDEFWSDGKYAFEALR
- a CDS encoding thiamine pyrophosphate-dependent enzyme encodes the protein MKETVTEYILKKLKEIGVKRIWAVTGDALNSFADAVQKDDELEWISVRHEENAAFACYGSAQLTEDLAVCAGTVGPGALHLINGLYNAKKARVPVLAITGQVPTANIGTDYFQETDLTKIFDDICAFQGIIRTADQTPRLLNKAIQIALWEQTVVRIEIPHDLTTQKLDADYFDHPIIRSKSKLICSDEDIDKATEILNSKSKVAILAGCGARKAKDEVIALSNKLKAPIVHTLKASDVFDSSLENVVGLTGLIGNHPGYSAVLNCDVLLMIGTDFPYSNFLPHDKEVIQIDIRPENLGNRTHITHGIVGDAADTVSRITAKISPNENASFMDSHKKSHRKWLEKMQKESDLENDKTPLLPSLFAAEINRQAATDAVFAMDTGESVVWGVRYITFNNDRRIIGSFNHGSMAVGLPACLGAQAAFPGRQVWGLVGDGAFGMSMHDLITAVRYNYPVKMIVFNNSELSFVKMEMEEAGFPMANESLKLENPDFVAYAKACGADGMKVEKAEDIPIAIKKAIESPKPFVIDAIVSSGALTLPPKITLEQAYGFTKSKAKEAILALEGDDSQWDNIKSEIKAYFAK